From Kamptonema formosum PCC 6407, a single genomic window includes:
- a CDS encoding NADH-quinone oxidoreductase subunit M produces MLSALIWIPILGAAVIGFWPGVIAPNISRKISLVIAGAAFLWSVFLATQFDPSVGGLQFSEFLPWIKPLGLNYNLGIDGLSLPLVILNSLLTGIAIYSTDESIHRPRVYYALMLLIAGGVAGAFLAQNLLLFFLFFEIELIPLYLLIAIWGGARKGYAATKFLLYTAVAGILVLASFLGVVWFSGAGSFDLETLQASSLPLRTQIILLTGILVAFAIKIPLVPFHTWLPDAHVEASTPVSVLLAGVLLKLGTYGMLRFGLGLFPQAWAILSPWLASWAVVSVLYGASCAIAQKDMKKMVAYSSIAHMGYILLGSAAATPVSLIGTVLQMVSHGLISGLLFLSVGVVYKKSGSRDLDTIKGLLNPERGLPMIGTLMILGVMASAGIPGMAGFIAEFLVFRGSMPVFPVQTLLCMIGTGLTSVYFLIMVNRAFFGRLSDLVINLPQVLWRDRIPPMILAVIIIILGLLPSVVVGLSEATATAIVAPVQSVVQLSQSFDSKL; encoded by the coding sequence ATGCTTAGTGCTTTAATCTGGATACCAATATTAGGGGCGGCTGTAATTGGGTTTTGGCCAGGAGTCATCGCGCCTAATATTTCTCGGAAGATCTCGCTTGTAATTGCTGGTGCAGCTTTCCTGTGGTCTGTATTCTTAGCAACTCAGTTCGATCCTAGTGTTGGTGGTTTACAGTTCTCTGAATTTCTCCCCTGGATAAAACCCTTGGGATTAAACTATAACCTGGGTATTGATGGCTTATCTTTACCTTTGGTAATTTTAAATAGCCTGTTGACAGGTATCGCCATCTATAGTACAGATGAATCTATCCACAGACCGAGAGTTTATTATGCTTTAATGCTGCTGATAGCTGGCGGAGTTGCTGGTGCATTCTTGGCTCAAAATTTGTTGCTGTTCTTCCTATTTTTTGAGATAGAACTAATCCCACTTTATCTGCTAATTGCCATTTGGGGAGGCGCTCGCAAAGGCTATGCAGCTACTAAGTTTTTGCTCTACACTGCGGTTGCGGGAATTCTGGTATTAGCATCTTTCTTAGGTGTAGTTTGGTTCAGCGGGGCTGGCAGTTTTGATTTAGAAACGTTGCAGGCATCGTCTTTACCATTGAGAACCCAAATCATTTTACTAACTGGAATTTTGGTAGCATTTGCAATTAAAATTCCTTTAGTTCCCTTTCATACTTGGCTACCTGATGCTCACGTTGAAGCTTCCACACCAGTTTCCGTATTACTAGCAGGCGTACTGCTGAAATTGGGAACTTATGGGATGTTGCGATTTGGGTTAGGTTTATTTCCCCAAGCGTGGGCAATCTTATCCCCTTGGTTAGCAAGTTGGGCAGTTGTCAGCGTGCTCTATGGGGCAAGTTGTGCGATCGCGCAAAAAGACATGAAAAAAATGGTAGCCTATAGTTCTATCGCCCACATGGGTTATATCCTATTAGGAAGTGCCGCCGCTACTCCAGTGAGTTTAATCGGAACTGTCCTGCAAATGGTCAGTCACGGCTTAATTTCCGGGCTGCTATTTCTCAGCGTTGGTGTTGTTTACAAAAAATCCGGCAGTCGCGATTTAGACACAATTAAAGGTTTACTCAATCCCGAACGTGGATTGCCCATGATTGGAACTTTAATGATTTTAGGAGTAATGGCAAGTGCAGGTATCCCCGGCATGGCGGGATTCATTGCTGAGTTTTTAGTGTTTCGGGGAAGTATGCCTGTATTTCCCGTGCAAACATTGCTGTGCATGATTGGCACGGGCTTAACTTCAGTGTACTTTTTAATCATGGTTAACCGCGCCTTTTTCGGTCGGCTTTCCGATTTAGTGATTAACTTACCTCAAGTATTGTGGCGCGATCGCATTCCCCCAATGATACTAGCTGTAATCATTATTATTTTAGGATTGCTGCCCAGCGTAGTAGTTGGACTCAGCGAGGCCACAGCCACAGCAATAGTAGCACCAGTGCAGTCTGTAGTCCAACTATCTCAAAGCTTTGATTCAAAGCTCTAG
- a CDS encoding carbon dioxide-concentrating mechanism protein CcmK yields MAIAVGMIETLGFPAVVEAADAMVKAARVTLVGYEKIGSARVTVIVRGDVSEVQASVAAGVESVKRVNGGQVLSTHIIARPHENLEYVLPIRYTEAVEQFRESVSGIRPLNRP; encoded by the coding sequence ATGGCAATTGCAGTAGGCATGATCGAAACCCTCGGTTTCCCAGCAGTGGTAGAAGCTGCCGACGCGATGGTGAAAGCCGCTCGCGTCACCCTCGTAGGCTATGAAAAAATCGGTAGCGCTCGCGTGACAGTAATTGTCCGGGGTGACGTTTCAGAAGTGCAAGCCTCAGTCGCCGCTGGCGTTGAGTCAGTCAAGCGAGTTAATGGCGGCCAAGTTTTGTCTACCCACATCATCGCTCGTCCCCACGAAAACCTAGAATACGTCCTGCCCATCCGCTACACCGAAGCTGTAGAACAGTTCCGGGAAAGCGTCAGCGGCATCCGCCCTCTGAACAGACCATAA
- a CDS encoding EutN/CcmL family microcompartment protein: protein MQIAKVRGTVVSNQKEPSLRGSKLLLLQFIDEEGAPMPGYEVAADSVGAGFDEWVLVTRGSAARQAEGNEHRPIDALVVGIIDTVSVENRLIYSKKDDSR, encoded by the coding sequence ATGCAAATTGCCAAAGTTCGCGGCACAGTTGTCAGTAACCAAAAAGAGCCGAGTCTCAGAGGATCAAAACTGCTGCTGTTGCAGTTTATAGATGAGGAAGGCGCACCCATGCCCGGATATGAGGTGGCAGCAGATAGTGTAGGCGCTGGTTTTGATGAGTGGGTTCTAGTTACTCGCGGCAGTGCCGCCCGTCAAGCAGAAGGGAACGAACATCGTCCGATAGACGCTCTCGTAGTAGGGATTATTGATACTGTCAGTGTAGAAAATCGCCTC
- a CDS encoding NAD(P)H-quinone oxidoreductase subunit F, whose product MTQFLLQSCWWIPLYGVFGAVLTLPWSTGSIRRTGPRPAAYFNLLMTVFAFIHGSILFRATWGQDPQQLLLHWLQAGDLDLSFALEISSLSVGAMELVTGLSLIAQIYALGYMEKDWALARFFALLGFFEGAISGIAISDSLFLTYALLEMLTLSTYLLVGFWYAQPLVVTAARDAFLTKRVGDVLLLMGVVTLSTLAGSLNFADLERWAQTATLPPLTATLLGLALIAGPIGKCAQFPLHLWLDEAMEGPNPASILRNTVVVATGAYVLIKLQPVLALSPLTGMTLEIIGTVTAIGASLVAIAQIDIKRAFSHSTSAYLGLVFIAVGQNHVDIALLLLFTHAIAKALLFMSAGSIILTTNTQDLTEMGGLWSKMPATTIAYVVGATSMVAVLPLGSFWAMRRWINGFWIVPWWLVAVLLLVNCLTTLNLTRVFGLVFAGKSQPKTRRAPEVAWPMAVPMVSMIVVALLMPLMLQNWQLLISWSGPWVDNSDVWSLQQIINQLDVPLLALSGLVGAVIGGAIYIYDLWPKPVRLPWKYLQDLFAYDFYIDRVYRLTVVWAVEMISKASAWVDRYAIDGVVNLFGLATLFSGEGLKYGVTGQSQFYVLTIVVGVGMLLFLMIGIF is encoded by the coding sequence ATGACTCAGTTCCTCCTGCAAAGCTGTTGGTGGATACCTTTATACGGCGTGTTCGGTGCGGTTTTAACCTTGCCTTGGTCAACTGGAAGCATCCGCAGGACGGGCCCTCGGCCAGCGGCCTACTTTAATTTATTGATGACTGTGTTCGCCTTCATACATGGGTCAATTTTATTCAGGGCGACTTGGGGTCAAGATCCTCAACAGTTACTCCTGCATTGGCTACAAGCGGGTGACTTAGATTTGTCTTTTGCTCTAGAAATCTCCTCATTGAGCGTGGGTGCAATGGAGTTGGTAACGGGTTTGAGCTTGATAGCGCAAATCTATGCCTTGGGATACATGGAAAAAGACTGGGCTCTGGCTCGATTTTTCGCGTTGCTGGGCTTTTTTGAAGGGGCGATTAGCGGGATTGCGATCAGCGATTCGCTGTTTCTGACTTATGCTTTGCTGGAAATGCTGACGCTTTCGACTTATCTATTGGTGGGGTTCTGGTACGCTCAACCTTTGGTAGTGACGGCTGCTAGGGATGCGTTTTTGACGAAGCGGGTGGGTGATGTGTTGCTGCTGATGGGAGTGGTGACGCTTTCGACGCTGGCGGGGAGTTTGAATTTTGCGGATTTGGAACGGTGGGCACAAACTGCAACTTTACCACCGCTGACGGCGACTTTGTTGGGCTTGGCTTTGATTGCCGGGCCCATTGGCAAGTGCGCTCAATTTCCCCTGCATTTGTGGCTGGATGAGGCGATGGAGGGGCCAAATCCGGCTTCTATTTTGCGGAATACGGTGGTGGTGGCGACGGGAGCTTATGTGTTGATTAAGCTACAGCCTGTTTTGGCGCTGTCGCCGCTGACTGGTATGACTTTGGAGATTATTGGGACTGTGACTGCGATCGGGGCTTCGCTGGTAGCGATCGCCCAAATTGATATTAAGCGGGCATTTTCCCATTCGACAAGTGCTTATCTGGGTTTGGTGTTCATTGCGGTGGGTCAGAATCATGTAGATATAGCTCTGCTGTTGCTATTTACGCACGCGATCGCCAAAGCCCTATTATTTATGAGCGCCGGCTCAATTATTTTGACAACTAACACTCAAGACTTGACAGAAATGGGTGGTTTGTGGTCAAAAATGCCTGCTACAACTATTGCTTACGTTGTCGGCGCTACAAGTATGGTGGCGGTACTACCCCTGGGAAGTTTTTGGGCGATGCGGCGCTGGATTAATGGTTTTTGGATAGTTCCTTGGTGGCTAGTTGCAGTGTTGCTGTTGGTGAATTGTTTAACGACTTTGAATTTAACTCGCGTATTTGGTTTAGTGTTTGCGGGCAAATCGCAACCGAAAACTCGCAGAGCTCCAGAGGTAGCATGGCCGATGGCTGTACCAATGGTATCGATGATAGTGGTAGCGCTATTGATGCCTTTGATGTTGCAGAACTGGCAATTATTAATTAGTTGGAGTGGCCCTTGGGTTGACAATTCTGATGTCTGGTCTTTACAACAGATTATTAATCAGTTAGATGTACCTTTATTGGCCCTGTCTGGCTTAGTTGGGGCGGTAATTGGAGGGGCGATTTACATTTACGATCTGTGGCCGAAACCAGTGCGCCTCCCTTGGAAGTATTTGCAGGATTTGTTTGCTTATGACTTTTATATTGACCGGGTTTATCGGTTGACTGTGGTGTGGGCGGTTGAGATGATTTCCAAGGCTAGCGCTTGGGTTGACCGCTATGCGATCGATGGGGTAGTTAATTTGTTTGGTTTAGCCACTCTTTTTAGTGGAGAAGGATTGAAGTATGGCGTTACTGGGCAGTCGCAATTTTATGTGCTGACTATTGTTGTGGGAGTGGGGATGTTGTTATTCCTGATGATTGGCATCTTTTAA
- a CDS encoding carbon dioxide-concentrating mechanism protein CcmK: protein MSIAVGMIETKGFPAIVEAADAMVKAARVTLVGYEKIGSARVTVIIRGDVSEVQASVAAGVESVKRVNGGEVVSTHIIARPHENLEYVLPIRYTEAVEQFRGY from the coding sequence ATGTCAATTGCTGTTGGAATGATTGAAACAAAAGGCTTCCCGGCTATAGTCGAAGCCGCTGACGCGATGGTGAAAGCTGCGCGCGTCACCCTTGTCGGCTACGAAAAAATCGGCAGCGCCCGCGTGACAGTCATCATCCGGGGCGATGTCTCAGAAGTGCAAGCCTCAGTCGCCGCCGGCGTTGAATCAGTCAAACGGGTAAACGGCGGAGAAGTAGTCTCCACCCACATCATCGCCCGCCCTCACGAAAACCTCGAATACGTTCTGCCAATTCGTTACACCGAAGCCGTAGAACAATTCCGAGGCTACTAA